In the genome of Streptomyces sp. Tu 3180, the window CCGGGCACCGGGGCGGCGCCGGAACCGAGGGGGGACGGAGGGGGGACGGACGCCCGGACGCCGGGAACCCCCTCGCCCCGCAGCGCTCCCGCGACGGCTCCCGGCACGCCCGGGCCGGGGCGCACGCCCCGGCGCCGGGGGACGGCCGCGGACGACGGGGGCGCAACCGCCCGACGCGGTCCGCGGGGCCGACCGCACCCGCGCGTCGCGGCCGAGGTGAGCCGGTTCATCGGGAGGACCGGGGGTACCCGCGAGCCATGACGAACACCTCATGGATGCAGACGGCCGATCTCGCCGCAGGCCGCGGCGCCCTGGGCATCGGGCTCGTGGTGGCGGCCGTGGTGGTCGTGGCCCTGCTGATCGGCGCGTTCGCCTTCGGCAGCCGCCGGGTCGCACGCAACCAGGTACGCAGGCCCCGCCCCGAGGAGCAGCCCCGGATGCCCGAGGGCGGGCCGGTCCGCGAGGTCCGGGAGCACCGGGAGCCCGACGAGGTGCCCAGAAGCGACACGCGGCTGACGCCGCACGAGCTGGACGGCCTCGGCAACTCCGGCACCCGCACCGGCGCGCCGCAGGAGCGGCCCCGCTGGGACGAGGGCAGCAGCGGGGGGTTCGGCAGCGGCGGCCCCGGCGGCCGCTGACCGCCCGCACGGCCCCGTCCGCCGCCGCGGCCCCGCCACGTCGTACACAGGGAAGTGAGAACCATGACAGACCCCGCCCGCAACACCCTGCCGCTGCCCGACTACGACCATCTGCCCATCGGCGGCCTGGAGAGCCGGATCCGCTCGCTGTCCGCGGGCGAGATCGAGGAGCTCCTGGCCTACGAGCGCTCGCACGGCGACCGGCTCCCGGTGACCGAGCTGCTGACGGCCCGGCTGGAGCAGTTGCGCGCGGGTGCCGAGCCGACGTCCGGCGATCCGGGCGCCCTGCGCCCCGAGCAGGGCTCGAGCCGGACGGGTTCCCCGGTGTCGCCCGCCACCTCGCCGCAGCCGTTCAGCCCGCCGCCGCACGGCACTCCGGACCAGTTCGGCAAGCCGAAGGGCGACCGCACCTAGGACCGCGGCACCCGGGACCACCGGTCCCGGCCCCCCCCCCGGGGCGGGCCGTGTGCCTTCGACCGCTTTCACGAGGTCGAAGGCACACGGCCCGCCCTTCGTCGTGCCCGGTCCGCCCCCTCCCGCGCCCGGAGTGAGGTGGATCACACGCGTTCGGTGCATCGTTTCGCGGGGTCGTGAGTCTTTGTCTGAGGTGTAAGGGCTTGTTCGGATGCGGGACGGTGGGGATGGAGCGGTTTCGGGCAGACGGCTTCGACGAGTTCGTGGCTGCCCGCTGGTCGGCGCTGCTCCATGTCGCGCGTCTGCTCACCGGCGGCGACCGGCAGCGGGCCGAGGACCTGGTCCAGGAGGCCCTCGTGAAGCTGTGGTTCGCCTGGCCGAAGGTCGCCGAGCAGGCTCCCGAGGCGTACGTCCGCAAGGTGCTCGTCCGGATGGCGGCCCGCTCCGCCCGGCGGCGCTGGTGGGGCGAGCGCCCGGTGGAGGAGCTGCCCGACCGGCCCGAGCCGGGCGACGTGTCCGCGGCCGTGGCGGAACGCTCGCGCCTGGAGGCCGCGCTCGCCGTGCTCTCGCCCCGGCAGCGGGTCGCGGTGGTGCTGCGCTACTACGAGGACCTGCCCGAGACCCAGGTGGCGCAGGCCCTCGGCTGCCCGGTGGGCACCGCCCGGTCCCACGCGTCGCGCGGAGTGGCGCGACTGCGGCAGCTCCTGTCCGACACCGTCAGTCCCGTGGGGTGAGGGGAGAAGCGATGGACGACTTCGAGCGGGAGCTGGCGCGCATGATGCGCGAGGCCCGGCAGCAGGACCCCTTCCGGCCCGAGCACCGGCGCCGCCTGTACGAGGGCGTCCGGGCCCGCCGCCGGGCCCGGACGCTGTGGCGGGCCGGCGGCTCCGCCCTCGCGGTGACCGGGCTCGGCGTCGGGCTCGCCCTGCTGCCCGGCACGGGCCCCGGGCCCGTCGACCGGCCCCTGCCGGCGACCAGCCCGACACCGCCCCCGGCCGTCGCCCCGACGCCCACCGCGTCGGTCCCGGACGCCACCGCGAGCACGTCCCGGCCGGCCACCGCCCCGCCGGCCGCGACCGCGGACGCCGGGACCACGGCCCCGGCCGGCGGCGGCACGCCGACCTCCCTCCCGGCCGGCGCCACGGCCGCCGGGAAGGGGCGGGCGACGCCGGCCCCCACGCCTGCCGTGTCCTCCCCGCCGCCGTCTCCGTCCGCTTCTTCGGAGTCCTCGCGGGAGCCCTCCGTCGCGGCCGGCCACGAGTCGGCCGGCAGCGGTTAGCGACCGCGCCGCCGCCTCGTCCGCGGGCCCCCGGGCCCCGGGCCGTCCACCCGACCACCGCCTCGGGCGACCTCGGCATGCCCCCTCAGGGCCCCGCCGCGCGTCCGCCGGAAAGAGACCGTGCACCCGTCATGAAAACCGTCAGGCGGTCGACGCCGACCGGCCGCCGTACCCCCGCAGCGTCCGCGGACCTGGTGGCCCTGCCGCGCCGCGCACCGCTGCCCGCCCGTCACCCGGAGCCCGTCCTGGACGTGGTCGTCCCCGTGTACAACGAGGAGACCGACCTGGAGCCGTGCGTCCGCCGGCTCCACGCGCACCTGGACGAGACGTTCCCGTACCCGTTCCGGATCACCATCGCCGACAACGCCAGCGTCGACGACACCCCGCGGATCGCCGCGCGCCTGGCGCGCGAACTGCCCGGGACGGACTGGATCCGGCTGGACGAGAAGGGACGCGGCCGGGCCCTGCACACCGCCTGGTCGCAGTCCCGGGCCCCGGTGCTGGCCTACCTGGACGTCGACCTGTCCACCGACCTCGCGGCCCTGCTGCCCCTGGTCGCCCCGCTCATCTCCGGGCA includes:
- a CDS encoding DUF6479 family protein — encoded protein: MTNTSWMQTADLAAGRGALGIGLVVAAVVVVALLIGAFAFGSRRVARNQVRRPRPEEQPRMPEGGPVREVREHREPDEVPRSDTRLTPHELDGLGNSGTRTGAPQERPRWDEGSSGGFGSGGPGGR
- a CDS encoding SigE family RNA polymerase sigma factor — translated: MERFRADGFDEFVAARWSALLHVARLLTGGDRQRAEDLVQEALVKLWFAWPKVAEQAPEAYVRKVLVRMAARSARRRWWGERPVEELPDRPEPGDVSAAVAERSRLEAALAVLSPRQRVAVVLRYYEDLPETQVAQALGCPVGTARSHASRGVARLRQLLSDTVSPVG
- a CDS encoding cellulase, encoding MDDFERELARMMREARQQDPFRPEHRRRLYEGVRARRRARTLWRAGGSALAVTGLGVGLALLPGTGPGPVDRPLPATSPTPPPAVAPTPTASVPDATASTSRPATAPPAATADAGTTAPAGGGTPTSLPAGATAAGKGRATPAPTPAVSSPPPSPSASSESSREPSVAAGHESAGSG